A portion of the Pseudophryne corroboree isolate aPseCor3 unplaced genomic scaffold, aPseCor3.hap2 scaffold_2354, whole genome shotgun sequence genome contains these proteins:
- the LOC135010499 gene encoding histone H2A type 1-like, producing the protein MSGRGKQGGKTRAKAKTRSSRAGLQFPVGRVHRLLRKGNYAERVGAGAPVYLAAVLEYLTAEILELAGNAARDNKKTRIIPRHLQLAVRNDEELNKLLGGVTIAQGGVLPNIQAVLLPKKTESHKPAKSK; encoded by the coding sequence ATGTCTGGAAGAGGGAAACAAGGCGGCAAGACCCGTGCTAAGGCAAAGACTCGCTCGTCCCGGGCCGGTCTCCAGTTCCCAGTCGGTCGAGTTCACCGTCTGCTGAGGAAGGGAAACTATGCGGAGCGTGTGGGAGCCGGTGCCCCGGTGTATCTGGCCGCAGTACTGGAGTACCTGACGGCTGAGATTCTTGAGCTTGCCGGAAACGCCGCCCGCGACAACAAGAAGACCCGCATCatcccccgccacctgcagctggctgtgcgtaacgacgaagagctcaataaactgctcggtggggtgaccatcgcccagggaggcgttctgcccaacatccaggccgtgctgctgcccaagaagaccGAGAGCCACAAACCAGCTAAGAGCAAGTGA
- the LOC135010498 gene encoding histone H3 — MARTKQTARKSTGGKAPRKQLATKAARKSAPATGGVKKPHRYRPGTVALREIRRYQKSTELLIRKLPFQRLVREIAQDFKTDLRFQSSAVMALQEASEAYLVGLFEDTNLCAIHAKRVTIMPKDIQLARRIRGERA, encoded by the coding sequence ATGGCCAGGACCAAGCAGACCGCCCGCAAATCTACCGGAGGTAAAGCTCCCCGCAAGCAGCTGGCAACCAAGGCTGCTCGGAAAAGCGCCCCAGCTACCGGCGGCGTGAAGAAGCCTCACCGCTACCGTCCCGGGACTGTTGCTCTCAGAGAGATCCGCCGCTACCAGAAATCCACCGAGCTGCTGatccgcaagctgcccttccagcgaTTGGTGCGTGAGATCGCCCAAGACTTCAAGACCGACCTGCGCTTCCAGAGCTCTGCCGTTATGGCCCTACAAGAGGCCAGTGAGGCTTATCTGGTGGGGCTGTTCGAGGACACCAACCTGTGCGCCATCCACGCCAAGAGGGTAaccatcatgcccaaagacatccaGCTAGCCCGCAGAATccgaggggagagggcatag
- the LOC135010497 gene encoding histone H1B-like, whose amino-acid sequence MAETAPVAAAVPPSEVAAKKKRQPKKAAGGAKKSGKSSGPSVSELIVKAVAASKERSGVSLAALKKALAAGGYDVERNNSRIKVGVKGLVTKGTLTQVKGTGASGSFKLNKKQVESKKAAQKSLKPKKPAAKKVAKSPKKPKKAPSAAKTPKKVKKPATAAAAKSPKKPIAVKPKKAAKSPVKKAAKPKATKSPAKKAAKPKKAAAKK is encoded by the coding sequence ATGGCGGAAACTGCCCCCGTTGCCGCCGCTGTTCCTCCATCAGAGGTcgcagccaaaaagaagaggcagccgaagAAAGCTGCTGGAGGAGCAAAGAAGAGCGGCAAGTCTTCTGGACCCAGCGTCTCCGAGCTGATCGTAAAAGCCGTGGCCGCCTCTAAAGAGCGCAGCGGGGTTTCTCTTgccgccctgaagaaggctctggctgccggaggctacgatgtggagaggaacaacAGCCGCATCAAAGTGGGGGTGAAAGGATTAGTGACCAAAGGAACTCTCACCCAGGTGAAAGGTACCGGCGCTTCCGGCTCCTTCAAGCTCAATAAGAAGCAAGTGGAAAGCAAGAAGGCCGCCCAGAAGTCCCTGAAGCCCAAGAAACCTGCAGCGAAGAAAGTGGCCAAATCCCCGAAGAAGCCCAAGAAGGCTCCGAGTGCAGCCAAGACCCCGAAAAAGGTGAAGAAACCCGCTACAGCGGCTGctgccaaaagcccaaagaagcctaTAGCCGTGAAGCCTAAGAAGGCGGCCAAGAGTCCCGTcaagaaggcggcgaagcccaaagcCACAAAAAGCCCGGCCAAGAAGGCAGCTAAGCCTAAGAAAGCTGCGGCCAAGAAGTGA